A stretch of DNA from Nitrospirota bacterium:
CCCATGCCTTATCCCATGCAACCCCTTCAACATCTACAAGCAGCCTCATCAGTTCAGCCACAGCAAGGGAGGGATGTGTATCATTCAGTTGAAATATTTACTTTTTGAAACGTTTATTGACATTTGTTATTGTTATGCCTACCAGCTTTTTCCCTCTATATCTCAAGAATACCCCATCCTTTAAGATGTCTGTGTCGGTTGCATTTTGAGGACGTTCTAAACTAACATAAAGAACATCAGCATCCTTATCAAAATCAAACCAGATATGTTGTGCCCCTGTCTTTCTGATATGCGGCAAGGCTTCAAATATTTCTTTTACTGTGATTGCTGCTTCCATAGGGTACTCCTTTTTAAAAGTTTTTTGATTTTTGTGGTTATAAAGGCTGTAATAATAAAACCATC
This window harbors:
- a CDS encoding DUF2283 domain-containing protein produces the protein MEAAITVKEIFEALPHIRKTGAQHIWFDFDKDADVLYVSLERPQNATDTDILKDGVFLRYRGKKLVGITITNVNKRFKK